The following proteins are encoded in a genomic region of Brachypodium distachyon strain Bd21 chromosome 1, Brachypodium_distachyon_v3.0, whole genome shotgun sequence:
- the LOC100827324 gene encoding 4-hydroxyphenylacetaldehyde oxime monooxygenase translates to MAISLSWQLLAQPQLWQLLVLAPLLIVSSLLITSIRRRRSPGQGALNLPPGPVRVPVLGNLHQLGSLPHRSLRELARRHGPVMLLHLGTVRTVVISSASAAKEVMKDQDVSCCSRPSSPGPSRLSYGLRDVAFAPYGEYWREMRRVFIVELLSMRRVKAAWGARQEQVQKLVRVLSQGQKKKKPVALDEHIFRLADGIIGTVAFGNVYGTEMLAAHEDKERRFHQVLDDAMDMLASFSAEDFFPNAAGRLVDRLTGLVSRRERIFKELDAFYETVIRQHLDPARPKPSNGGDLVDVLLSLPNEPRGTLSFTMDHVKALLMNTFVGGIDTSSVTILWAMSELIRKPRVLKKVQEEIRAVVGSNGSDREPRVQPDDVPKLSYLKMVVKETLRLHPPATLLVPRETTRHVKISGHDVPAKTRVLVNAWAIGRDAASWGEDAEEFDPDRFEPAARSAGVDFHGAHFELLPFGSGRRVCPGIAMGAATVEFTLASLLCSFDWALPEGTRAEELSMEEAGGLTFHRKTPLVLVPTAHPLRRPAAAVSVR, encoded by the exons ATGGCCATCTCACTCTCCTGGCAGCTCCTCGCCCAGCCTCAACTATGGCAGCTCCTCGTTCTAGCCCCCCTCCTTATCGTCTCCTCGTTGCTGATAACGAGTATCCGGAGGAGGCGCTCGCCAGGACAAGGTGCTCTCAATCTGCCGCCGGGCCCCGTTCGGGTGCCCGTCCTGGGCAACCTGCACCAGCTGGGCTCGCTGCCGCACCGTAGCCTGCGCGAGCTGGCCCGGCGGCACGGCCCAGTCATGCTGCTCCACCTCGGCACGGTCCGGACGGTGGTGATCTCGTCAGCGTCAGCGGCCAAGGAGGTCATGAAGGACCAAGACGtgagctgctgcagccggcCTTCATCCCCGGGCCCAAGCCGGCTCTCGTACGGCCTCAGGGACGTGGCCTTCGCGCCCTACGGCGAGTACTGGCGCGAGATGCGCAGGGTCTTCATCGTGGAGCTCCTCAGCATGCGCCGCGTCAAGGCCGCGTGGGGCGCGCGCCAGGAGCAGGTACAGAAGCTGGTGCGCGTCCTGAGCCAGggccagaagaagaagaagcccgtGGCGCTGGACGAGCACATCTTTCGCCTGGCCGACGGCATCATCGGCACGGTGGCCTTCGGCAACGTCTACGGCACGGAGATGCTGGCTGCGCACGAGGACAAGGAGCGGCGGTTCCATCAGGTGCTGGACGATGCCATGGACATGCTGGCCAGCTTCTCCGCCGAGGACTTCTTCCCCAACGCCGCGGGACGCCTCGTCGACCGGCTCACGGGGCTCGTGTCCCGCCGCGAGCGGATCTTCAAGGAGCTGGATGCCTTCTACGAGACGGTCATCAGGCAGCACCTTGATCCGGCCCGGCCCAAGCCCAGCAACGGcggcgacctcgtcgacgtccTCCTCAGCCTCCCGAACGAGCCACGCGGGACACTCAGCTTCACCATGGACCACGTCAAGGCCCTCCTCATG AACACGTTCGTGGGTGGCATCGACACCAGCTCGGTGACGATCCTGTGGGCGATGTCGGAGCTGATCCGGAAGCCGCGCGTGCTGAAGAAGGTGCAGGAAGAGATCAGGGCCGTGGTTGGCAGCAACGGCAGCGATCGCGAGCCACGGGTGCAGCCGGACGACGTGCCGAAGCTGAGCTACCTGAAGATGGTGGTCAAGGAGACGCTGCGgctgcacccgccggcgacgcTGCTGGTGCCACGGGAAACGACGCGGCACGTCAAGATATCCGGGCACGACGTGCCAGCCAAGACGCGGGTGTTGGTGAACGCGTGGGCCATCGGGCGGGACGCGGCGAGCTGGGGCGAGGACGCGGAGGAGTTCGACCCGGACAGGTTCGAGCccgcggcgaggagcgccGGGGTGGACTTCCACGGCGCGCACTTCGAGCTGCTGCCGTTCGGGTCCGGGCGGAGGGTGTGCCCCGGGATCGCCatgggcgccgccaccgtggaGTTCACGCTGGCCAGCCTACTGTGCAGCTTCGACTGGGCGCTCCCGGAGGGGACGCGGGCGGAGGAGCTGAGCATGGAGGAAGCCGGCGGGCTCACCTTCCACCGCAAGACGCCGCTCGTGCTCGTGCCCACAGCCCACCCGCTACGtcgtcccgccgccgccgtgagcGTCAGGTGA